One window of Nicotiana tomentosiformis chromosome 11, ASM39032v3, whole genome shotgun sequence genomic DNA carries:
- the LOC138902065 gene encoding uncharacterized protein, whose translation MAKYEACILGLSLAIDMNVQELLIIGDSNLLVHQVLGEWATKNAKILPYLQCVQELTKRFTKIEFKHVPRIQNKFADALATLSSMIQHPDKNFIDPILIGIHKHPAYCAHAEEETDGNPWLHDIKKYLEKGEYPKTATHTQKRTL comes from the coding sequence atggcgaagtatgaggcctgcatcttgggactcagtttagccattgacatgaacgttcaggagcTGCTGATAATCGGAGATTCAAATCTTTTGGTACACCAGGTTCTAGGGGAGTGGGCTAcgaaaaatgccaaaatattgccatatttgcagTGTGTACAAGAGTTGACCAAGAGGTttacaaagatagaattcaaacatgttccgaggatCCAGAATAAGTTCGCAGATGCGTTAGCcactttgtcttccatgatacaacacccagacaagaatttcattgatcctatcctaataggaattcataagcatccagcttattgtgctcatgctGAAGAAGAGACTGACGGAAATCCGTGGCTCCATGATATCAAGAAGTACCTGGAAAAGGGAGAATACCCAAAGACTGCAACCCATACCCAGAAGCGCACGCTTtga